From the genome of Acidimicrobiales bacterium:
CCGCCAGGCCATGTGGCTGCGGTCCCCCCGCAGCCCGGCGACGGGCCGGGCCGGCGGCAGGGCATGGCTCGTCGTCGTCCCCCTGGTCGTCGCCTTCGCCCTGATGCAGCTGGCGGGCCTGCCCGCCCCGAGCGGCCGAGATCTCGGCGGCTTCCTCGACACGGACGCCGGCCGGGCCTTCTTCGACGGGGCCTGGGGCGTGTACGCGCTGTTCCTCGTCATGAGCGTCTTCAACACGGTGCTCGGCGAGGAGCTGCTCTTCCGGGGCGTGCTCCTGCCCCGCATGCAGGGCGCCTTCGGCGACCGCGACTGGCTGGCCAACGGCGTGCTGTTCGGCCTCTACCACCTGCACGTGCCGTGGAGCATCCCGAACGCGCTGCTCGACGGCCCGATGATCGCCTACTTCACCAAGCGGTACCGGAGCACGTGGATCGGCGTCGCCGTCCACAGCACGCAGACCGTCGTGCTCGGCCTCCTCGTCCTCGCCGTGGTGGCCTGAGATGGCGACGGTCACCCACACCACGACGGCGGCGGCGAGAGCCGTCGGCGTCACGAAGACGTACGGCTCGGGCCCGACGAAGGTGACCGCCCTCGACGACGTGACGGTCGCGTTCGAGCGGGGCCGGCTCACCGCCATCATGGGCCCGTCGGGGTCGGGCAAGTCGACCCTGCTCCACGTGGTGGCCGGCCTCGACTCGCCCACCTCCGGTTCCCTCTACATCGGCGACACCGACATCTCCGGCCTCGGCGACGACGGCCTCACCACCCTCCGCCGGGACCGCATCGGCTTCGTGTTCCAGGCCTTCAACCTGCTCCCCCAGCTCACCGCGGCCGAGAACGTGACGCTCCCCCTCGACCTGGCCGGGCGCAGGCCCGACGCGGCCTGGATCGACCGGGTGGTGGCGACCGTCGGCCTGCAGGACCGCCTGGCGCACAAGCCCTCGGAGCTGTCGGGCGGCCAGCAGCAGCGGGTGGCGGTGGCGAGAGCGCTCGCCGCCGAGCCGGAGATCGTGTTCGCCGACGAGCCCACCGGCAACCTCGACTCGCGGGCCGGCACCGAGGTGCTCCGGTTCCTCCGCACGTCGGTGGACGAGCTGGGCCAGACGGTGGTCATGGTCACCCACGACCCCGCGGCCGCCGCCTACGCCGACCGGGTGCTGTTCCTCGCCGACGGCCGCATCGTGGACGAGCTGGTCCTGCCGACCGTCGAGCAGGTGCTCGACCACCTGAAGACCCTGGGGGCGTGATGCGGAACGTCACCCTGAAGGGGTTGCTGGCGGCGAGGAGCAGGCTGGTGCTGACCGCCCTGGCCATCGTGCTGGGCACGGCGTTCCTCTCGGCCACCGGGGTGCTGACCGACAGCATCCGCCGGGGCGTCGACGACGTCTACGGCGAGACGGCCCGCCACAGCGACGTGGAGGTGCGGGGCGCTCCCGCCTTCGAGCAGGACACGAGCACCGACCCGGCCAGGGAGCCCCTGGCGGCGTCGACGGTCGACCGGGTCAGGGCCGTCCCGGGCGTGGCCGCGGCGGCCGGGATGGTCACGGGCTTCGCCCAGGTCGTCGATGAGCACGGCGACGAGGTCGGTGGCCTCACCACGAGGACGCAGGGTGCGTCGGCCGACGGCATCGGCACCGTCTCCCCCTTCGAGCTGCGCACCGGACGGGTGCCGAGGGGGCCGGGCGAGGTCGTGGTCGACGCGTCGACGGCGTCGTCGCACGGGATCGCGCCGGGCGACCGGGTCGAGGTGCGCTTCGCCGGCCCGGCGCGGGAGTTCACGGTCGTCGGCACGGTCGGCCTGGGCCGCGAGGACCACGTCGCCGGGACGACCTACGCCCTGTTCGACCTGCCGGTGGCCCAGGAGGTGCTGGGCCGCCCTGGTCAGGTCGACGAGGTCCTGGCGTCGGCCGTGGACGGGGTGGACGACGCCGAGCTGGCCCGGCGGGTGTCGGCCGCGCTGGGCGACGGCGTGGTCGTCGAGACGAGCGCG
Proteins encoded in this window:
- a CDS encoding CPBP family intramembrane glutamic endopeptidase; the protein is MTTTIERRIGRPPARRAVTVTQYGRGGIVLIWAAAAVPMAVLSWVVAPAVADGSGVESMVTPLLACLTAGLVWQFVLAVGLVAHEQRSLRWSRLRQAMWLRSPRSPATGRAGGRAWLVVVPLVVAFALMQLAGLPAPSGRDLGGFLDTDAGRAFFDGAWGVYALFLVMSVFNTVLGEELLFRGVLLPRMQGAFGDRDWLANGVLFGLYHLHVPWSIPNALLDGPMIAYFTKRYRSTWIGVAVHSTQTVVLGLLVLAVVA
- a CDS encoding ABC transporter ATP-binding protein, with translation MATVTHTTTAAARAVGVTKTYGSGPTKVTALDDVTVAFERGRLTAIMGPSGSGKSTLLHVVAGLDSPTSGSLYIGDTDISGLGDDGLTTLRRDRIGFVFQAFNLLPQLTAAENVTLPLDLAGRRPDAAWIDRVVATVGLQDRLAHKPSELSGGQQQRVAVARALAAEPEIVFADEPTGNLDSRAGTEVLRFLRTSVDELGQTVVMVTHDPAAAAYADRVLFLADGRIVDELVLPTVEQVLDHLKTLGA